ttagaatcaaaatcaaattaataaaatttgtaaGCATTGAGGGCTAAAATTGTTATTGTACCAATTAAAATCATATACGATGAAAGAAATTATCGCCATGATTAATTCTCCTTAATTGCTCAATTTCAAAATTGGCAGGGATTAAATTGCTCCAATTTTTTGAGAGGGACTAATTTGCTCAATTCAAAATTGGGAGGGACTGGAgacgtctttttaccaaagtttTTCTTCTCGACTCCCTTTGCCAAACGAGGCTCTCACCCGGCCCCACTTATAATAGTGAAAAAGGGtaaacaaaaaggaaaagaaaatgaaagaaagagtCAGTGTTATATTCGTAATTTGATATCATAGTTAGTTGTTTTCGGGGAGCCGAGAATTCAGATGATATATAAAAGAGGTACATAGCCGATTCTTGCATTGCATTCCGTTAATGACATTCTGTCAATATTCATTTTTTCATCAACTTTCTCTCtcaatttctttgtttcttttccacTCTTTCCCTCACAATATCTCCTTTCCGATTCATTTTCTCTGAGTTTCGTAACAGTGATATACTCTCCTCCTCCTCCCGTCCCTGGCTCAAGCCCTCACTCGTCTTCAAGTTTCCAGAGAGCAGGTAATTTTTGAAACCCTAACCTAAACCTGATTATTGATTTCTACTTGACTCATGGGAGAGATGTTATCTGCTCTCTGACTCTGCATCTCTACGCTACATTTAGTCATATATATCTTTCTTTTCTGTTTTCTGTAGGATTTTTGTGTAGCAGAGAGTTGAGAAGGCTTTGTTTCAAGCTAGCGAGTTAACTCGGTCGGTAGTACGTGATGGCGAATGCCGAAACGGGACCGCAAGGGCTGACAAGGCGGCCGTCGCGGAGCGCTTCGACCACAACGTTCTCCACGGAGGTGTTCGACAACGAGGTCGTTCCTTCGTCACTTAGTTCTTCCATCACTCCCATCCTCCGCATTGCCAAAGAGATCGAACCTGAACGTCCCCGTGTCGCGTATCTTTGTACGTCTCAAAACTTTCTTTTCTgttatttcattattttcattttcatgcgTTAAGTTTTCTAAATCAAACTTTTCTTACTTTTTTACATAAAAAAATTCATGGCGAAATAAAACAGGTCGTCTCTATGCTTTTGATAAAGCAGATAGGTTGGATCCCAACTCCACCGGACGTGGAGTGAGGCAGTTCAAGACTGGTTTGCGGCAAAGATTAGAGAGAGTAAATTTATTGCATTTCTTCTATAATTTGGTTCTGTTTTATCGTAagagaaaattattaaaataataataatacctgTGATTTGccagaaaaaaaaagggaaaaaaaaactaaaaaaagaaaCGATAATGTAACCTACTCAATCACGTATAAACTTGAGTTTATCTGCCTTGGTTGTTTGTTTTGCGTAATATTTTGGATAATGTCTTGTGTGCTTGGATTTTATCTCTATAGGTCTTAGCGTGGTTTGCTAAAATTTACAGGTTGTTGGATTTTTTTGATAGATGATCTTATTAATATCTTAAATATATCTTCTATAATTTGGTTCTGTTTTATCGTAagagaaaattattaaaataataataatacctgTGATTTGccagaaaaaaaaagggaaaaaaaaactaaaaaaagaaaCGATAATGTAACCTACTCAATCACGTATAAACTTGAGTTTATCTGCCTTGGTTGTTTGTTTTGCGTAATATTTTGGATAATGTCTTGTGTGCTTGGATTTTATCTCTATAGGTCTTAGCGTGGTTTGCTAAAATTTACAGGTTGTTGGATTTTTTTGATAGATGATCTTATTAATATCTTAAATATatcttaatgagatgtataataattCTCTAATCTCTTTCAGAATTTAAAAGGTCTATTGACAAATaactttttttaataatttaaaactgAATAAAAGTTTCTTAAATTAATTTTGACTTCTCAAATTACGCAAAGATTAGTATTCCCTTTTTTTAAAGGAAGATTAGTATTTTTTTGAAGTACAGATGTCTTCCCTCTTTTTTCTTCAAATTCTTTCTATTTCCATTTGATCGGATACcggatattatatatttaattttaattatttttttatttatatgatcGGTTCGGTTTAAAAAAACTACGAATTgattaaataaacacatttaaattaACTTAACTGATTTAAAACTGAACAAACCACATTTAATGAGTCAAATTACTTCTGTTTTCTGTCTTTTCCCTAGGCTACTTGTGGGTGAAGtaaaaaaataagaaagaaagaaattgatTAAAGTAGTTGgcagtttttttctttttctttttttttgtgcaaataatttttttgttttgagtatttaaatttcatattaaataatatttttattcttttatttttatttatttcagatTTTTGTGCATCAATTTGAGATTTTTATTCCCTTCTATTGCTTCAATTTTATTGATTGTCTATTTTATATTCCTACCGAAAACAGATAAATTCTCTCCTTGGCAAGGAGATACAAAATTCGGAGATTTTTATAAggttacattttataattttgtttgcaatctctaataaaaaggaaaagggtatgcatatatatatatatatatataaatttttaggaGTTGAAGGAAATAAAATGGAGGGTTGATATTTTGTTTGGTTGTCACTTTCGATGTTTAATATTAGTACTCCAACTATGTAAGGAACTCCACCTTTCCTCTTTGTTCATGGTTGGTACTTGGTACTTGGTACTTGGTTAGAGAATTGAATCCGCCAAGACAACAGAGAGGGAATTTTTTTGCCTAGTAATTACTAGTAATCTATGCCAAAGGCTTTTGTCACAGTGTCAATCAGATGTTTAGAAGACACCACAACTTGAAAATTACGACCAAAAAGGGACTGCATTTAAATTAAATTCCATACTAATTGTTCCTCTTACCAGTGCGGTACAGAAATTCTACTTGTTCCCGTGCCAGAGTGATGGGTCTTATTTTCTATGGAAACTATTGGATCTCATTcaaggaaaatattacttggaGTTCAAGTTTAAGTTATCACTGATTGATTTTGATGTATGTTTGCATGCATACATCTATTTTCATCTTGtttgtatgtatatgcttattTTGCACTTTATAAAAGCCATATACAATTTGGGCTTTTGGTCCTTTTGGATATTCAATTGCTTTTAGCTAAGGTTTCTGTTGCCCTGTTTATCTGTTTCTTCTATTCTTTGGTATGAGAAGATAACAACAATTAAACAAGGTTTGGTTGGTCTCCCTTCCATGTTTTATTTCATTCCAAGTATATCAAAATTTTTGCTACCATCATTCACAATCTCACAACTATAAGCATAACTTGATGGCACAAACATTTTTAGCATTTCACACCATGATTAATATTTTGGACTGTAGGATGATGCATCCAGTCTTGCCTCTCGAGTAGAAAAGACTGATGCAGGGGAAATTGGGAGCTACTATAAACAGTATTATGAACACTATGTTACAGCACTGGACCAGGGAGATAAGGCAGACAGGTAACTAATATCACAAGGGGTTTCCACTACACTTGAGAATGTCAACTAATTTCCTTTCCCGATTTGTTGACAGAGCTCAACTTGAGAAAGCTTACCAAACAGCTGGAGTGCTTTTTGAAGTTCTTTGTGCCGTTAATAACACTGAGAAAGTTGAAGAAGTTGCTCCCGAGGTTAGTCCTGTGTTTAGTAATTCCATCAAGTTTTTATTTACAATGAATAGCTGATTATAATATTGCCAATTTTGATGGCATAAAATGTAATTTCAAATGACATTTCCTCGGGTAGATCATGGCAActgccaaagatgttcaagaaaaGAAGGAAATCTACACTCCCTACAACATTCTTCCTTTGGATGCTGCCAGTGCTTCACAGTCTATCATGCAGCTTGAGGAGGTAACAATTCATAGTATCATGTGTCATTCTGCTGATTAAGTGGcggatccaaaaaaaaaaattgtctgtGAGATCATATTTAATTAGCATGTGGAAAAGATATGCATACCTTAAATTATGAAGAAATTGACATAAAATTTCAGACACTTTGAACTAGCTCTACTCTGCTCTGCTGCTGTAATGACTCAGTGTCATTCCAGCATCTTATTTGTTGGCGTATTGTTTTAGATGCTACTTGAACTTTACTTTAATATACAGGTTAAGGCTTCTGTGGTTGCACTAGGGAACATTCGTGGTTTGAACTGGCCTTCGGGATTTGATCCACAAAGGCATAAGGCTGGAGACTTGGACCTTTTGGATTGGTTAAGAGCCATGTTTGGATTCCAGGTAAGTTTTTAACATCCCCATGCCCACGAGCCAGAAAAAGGCTTGTTGTTGAATGAATAAATGGTCTTCttcaaatatcatgcattttgGCTTTCATCACTGCAGAGAGACAATGTCAGGAACATGAGGGAGCACTTGATTTTGCTGCTTGCCAATAATCATATAAGACTCCACCCCAAGCCCAAACCTCTTACTATGGTATGCACAGGTGTTTAATCTCTTTTTCGCGTGCCATTGGTCACTGAAGTTTCAAATGGAAGCCTAGATATAGTTTCACTTGTTCTTCTAAGCTTAAGCTTGTATACTGATTAAACTTATTTCTTTTATGTAGCTTGATGAACGAGCAGTTGATGCTGTTATGAGCAAGCTTTTTAAGAATTACAAAACATGGTGTAAATTCTTAGGACGTAAACATAGTTTAAGGTAAAAAATAACAACTTATACATCTAATTACTGGTGGATATTTCCGTACATTACTATTGTGCTCTTCAACTCTACTTTCTGTTAAATCGAAACAATTTGTGGTCTAATTTGTACTGACTCATTCATGTATAGGCTGCCTCAAGGCTCTCAAGAAATACAACAGAGGAAGATACTATATATGGGATTATATCTTCTCATCTGGGGTGAAGCAGCTAATGTCCGGTTCATGCCAGAATGTCTATGCTACATTTTTCATAATGTAAGTATTCTTCGAATATCTAATGCTACCCATTTTCTTCTGTTCGACAAGGTTCTGCTTTTGTTCACCTATTATTGTTTCATTTCAGCAAGAAATATGTAGTTTGTAGTATTTTGAATTACATCCCATGATACTCTCAGATGGCACATGAACTCCATGGCCTGTTGGCTGGAAATGTTAGCATAGTGACTGGAGAAAATATCAAGCCCTCATATGGTGGAGATGATGAGGCTTTCTTGAGGAAGGTTGTGAAACCGATTTACTGTATCATTGAAAGGGTATGCTTGATGACGAATTTTCTTGGACATTGGATATTGTGTTCTAGATACAAATAAGGGAGTTCAAATATTGCAGGAAGCCGAAAAGAACAAAAACGGAACGGCTTCTCATGCAGACTGGTGTAATTATGATGATCTAAACGAGTATTTCTGGTTTGTAtggttttaatataaaaatttgattggtTTAAGGGTATCAATTTTAGTTCTAATTGAGTTATGATGAAATTCTTTTCAGGTCTTCTGATTGCTTCTCTCTTGGATGGCCTATGCGTGATGATGGTGACTTTTTCAAATCAACACGTGACACGGTAGTCCTTAGTGGTTGTCAGCACTTTTCCTAAATAAGCTAGTGATTGTGTTGCTTAATGCAGCTACTATGCCAGGGAAAGAAGACTTCTCGAAGAAAATGTAGAAGCACCGGCAAATCAAATTTTGTTGAGATTAGAACATTTTGGCACCTCTTTCGAAGTTTTGATCGACTATGGACTTTTTATATTCTAGGTTTGCAGGTATTAAAATGTGATCTTTGCTCTTCGTTTTTGATTCTTGTACATATTAATATTCCAATATTTTATGTTTAGGTAATGATCATTATTGCATGGAGTGGAGCTTCGTTAACAGAAATCTTTCAAAAGGATTTATTGTATGATATATCCAGTATTTTCATCACAGCGGCCATTTTGCGTTTCATTCAGAGTATGATATTCTTACTTAAATTGCTGTCTTCTACGAAGTTTATTTTTCCTCCAGAATTTTATTTGCTTTGTCTCTTTGGCTTCTTAATAGCCAATTATTCTCTGAAATTTGCTAAGACTGGAATATTAATATTCAAGAGGTTGACTTCTATTGAGATGCTTAAGATGGTGCGAGCTTTTAATATTTTCTTTCCTCGAAGAATTTCAACATAGTTGGAACGCTTTTTTCTTCTGGTCATCaatattgttttataattaataaacatGGAGTCATGAccggaaaagaaagaaagaaatggaTTATTAAATCTTCTTAATTGTCTGGTAAACCATCAAAAGAAATTCTCATTTTAGAATTACTAATGCAGCATCATATGTTAGCAACTTATTCCTTcatgcaaaattatatttttaatctaTTTGCACTATTCTTTTTCTTTGCTCCTCCCTATTTTTGTTTTCAGCTGACAGTTCGAAGATGATTATGAAATTTAGAATCATTTAAAGCTATTCTAGACACTGTACTTCTATGTGGTGGATTTTTGCatattctctctctctctctttttttttttcgtaCATAAAATCCAGGAGGAAATAGGTTGCTCTAATCCCTGGGCAAGATGTGCGCTTGAAAAAGCTACATTTGTAGCGTTCGAGATTAGCACCAACGAGGCTCAAACCCAAGCGCATTTCATAGTAGTTAATTGCAGCCACGAGCCAGCTCAGCCCATTGAGCCACCCCACGTTGGCTGTATTTCCTCTTTGTTAAACAACAGCATGGTTATCAAAGGCTTGTGTGTTTGTGTCTTTATGAGTACGCGGGTTTGGGGGGAGGGGGATACACAATTTTTAAGTATCATGTTTAGCTTTACAACCATTATTTTCTGCGCTTGCTTTTCTTCTTCACGTCCTTAACTTCTCCCCTAGGAGGGCAACTTCaaactttatatttattttacaactttgcTGTACTTTGTTTCAGGTGTTTTGGACCTTGCTATCAACTTCCCAGGATATCATAGATGGAGGTTCACTGACGTTTTGAGAAACGTTCTGAAGATAGTAGTTAGTATTGCATGGGTCATCATTCTTCCTCTATTCTATGTGCGTGAACTCTCTTTTGTCCCTGAGAACGTTAAAGATATGCTATCGTTTCTTAATCAAGTAAAGGGCGTTTCTCCGCTATATGTCATGGCTGTGGCGCTATACTTGCTCCCAAATTTACTGACAGCTGCTCTGTTCATTTTTCCAATGCTCCGGCGTTGGATTGAAAACTCAGATTGGCACATTATTAGGTTACTGTTATGGTGGTCACAGGTACTGAATATGTTCCATTTCCATATAGTTCATTGCTACGTTCTTATATCATATAAGAAGCATGAACTTGAAATCAGATATAGTCATAACGATTAATATAGAATGGCTTTCACGTATCAGTTAGCGAAAGACCTGAATGTTGAGAAAAGCATATGAATTGAACTACTATCTTAAGCTCAGTATATGTCATAGAGTCTAGTATTATCAATCTTAAGAAAGCTACTCTTAATCTTATATTTCtagtctcacaaaattcatcatgttGTCTTTACAATATTTGGTTATTCATCTTACTGATATGAATTTAAACCTACTTTTCTTTTTTACTGTTTTTAAATGAGATATGAatagataaaaaaatttatatcatCAAGCTATACCATCAATTGTTTTGTGCCATCTCTTGATCGGGTTTCCCTGTGTGCAGCCTAGAGTTTATGTGGGGAGGGGAATACATGAAAGTCAGTTTGCGCTTATAAAGTAAGTACGAAAATAGATACACTACCTTGCGCCTACCTTGCGCCATGTAACAACACTTTCCAGTTATGTATTCCTTTTTTCAGTCGGTTGAAATTTCATTAAGTTTAAATATATTTCTCTTTCAGGTATACTCTGTTTTGGTTAATACTTTTGTGTGCCAAGTTTGCATTCAGCTATTTTGTCCAGGTGGTCTTGGTTGTTCCTTTTATTTTGCCATTCAAAATAGAGAGTTCAGTCGTTGATTTCTATTTTAACCCCCTGCTCATTTTTCCTTCAGATAAAACCACTGGTGCAGCCAACAAAAGACATAATGAGCATTCATCGTGTTAAATATGCATGGCATGAATTTTTCCCAAATggtgcttctttttttttcttccttttattAGAATAAAATTTCTATTGtctgctttatttttatttttctgttaATGGCTATCTTTTCATTTCAGCTGAGAACCACTTGGGAGTTGTGTCACTTTGGGCACCGGTAGTGTTGGTCTGTTACTATTTAGACCCTTTTTTATCCTTTCTATCAACTTACTATAGCATATCTGGTGAAAATGTCTTGTTACTTTTGGAATTTCTTGCAGGTTTATTTTATGGACACTCAAATTTGGTATTCTATTTTCTCAACCATATATGGTGGCGTTAGTGGGGCTTTTGATCGCCTTGGAGAGGTAATCCTTTGGAAAccattttgcttttattttagaACTCCTTTCCCATCTTCTTTCTTGATCTACATTCACGTACTGTCCATGATTGTTGGACATCATTTATCTGATTAGCTTATTTGCCCTTTACTTAATGTCCATTCTTTTCTGCAAAAACCGAGACACTGACCACGGCTAGATTGTCGGGCATCAAGTAGCGATACTTGAGATAAATTATCTGTTTGGCAAAATTTGTTTTTAGCTCTCTGTCGAATGGATGGACAATGAACCCAATTTTGAGAGACTCAACCTGGTTATTAGGCCTTGCCTCCCACATGAATACTTTTTCCTATGTTGTACTAGAATACGTTTTCCTATGACTCGAAACAATCATTAGTTTATAATTTCACTGCAGCCATGCAAGTTGCTTATGGTGTTTTTGGAGTAACTTTTGTAACTGGTCACTTCAAGAACTGGCTTGTTAATATGCACCAACTTTACAACACTCCCACACAAAAAGTAAAGAGTTATTTGTTCTTTCACTCTTCTTTTCTTCAGATAAGAACTTTGGGCATGCTAAGATCACGGTTCCAGTCCCTGCCAGGTGCATTTAATGCATACTTGGTACCTACTGATAAATCGCGGAAGAGAGGATTCTCTTTATCAAAGCGATTTGCTGAGGTTAAACTTCTACTGACTCATTATATTGTTGTACAATGACATAAGCGATCATAATAACATCGACTAATGTTTGAATCATTGTCATGCACAGGTAACAGCAAACAGAAGAAGCGAAGCTGCAAAATTTGCTCAGCTATGGAATGAAGTAATTTGTAGTTTTCGTGAAGAAGACCTAATTAGTGACAGGAAAGTTCCCTTCCATAGATGTTTTAACTCGTATTCAATTTATTATGTTTTACTCTATATGCAGTTAAACTGGGTATTTCTTTAAAACGGGGAGGTGGGCCTTTTACTGGTTCCTTACAAGGGTTTAAATGTATTTTAGTTTATTATGCTTTACTCTACATGCAGTTCAACTAAAACTGTGTATTCTTTAAAACAGGGAGATGGACCTTTTACTGGTTCCTTATACATCAGATCCTAGCTTGAAACTGATTCAGTGGCCACCATTTTTGCTAGCAAGCAAGGTCCGCAAAGTCCCTTAAATTCGCATTTGCTTTAGTTGCTTTAGTTTGTGTTGACTCTATGTCTCCTTCTACAGATCCCAATTGCATTGGACATGGCAGCTCAGTTCCGTTCGAAGGACTCTGAACTTTGGAAGCGCATCTGTGCTGATGAATACATGAAATGTGCTGTAACTGAATGCTATGAGTCTTTCAAACTTGTTCTAAACACTCTGGTGGTTGGAGAGAATGAGAAAAGGTTGCTAATTCTGTATTGATCTTAGTTTAACTTTTAAGGTTTTCCTCATGATTGATGTTGTTGcattttgaaaccattaaattcTGTTTAGTGTGTTAAATTATTCAGATTCAGTGCTAGTATTTCTGATTGTACGTACCTATAATGTAACAGGACCATAAGAATTATTATCATGGAAATCGAGAGTAACATTTCGAAGAATACTCTTCTTGCAAATTTCAGAATGGCTCCTTTACCTGTCCTTTGGAAGAAATTTGTGGAGCTTGTGGGGATCTTGGTCGGTTTGATATGAGAAGTAATAAACATAATTATTTCTTCATTTTGCGGTTTTAGTTAATaccttttttatcttttatttattttattgcagaAAGATGGTGATCCCTCCAAAAAGGATGCTGTGGTTTTCTTGCTGCAAGATATGTTAGAAGTGGTGACCCGTGATATGATGGTCAATGAAATACGGTTAGTGAACTCTGTTTTGCAGTATATGGAAGAAAATGTTCTCTAGAGGTTGCCTTTTTCTAATCAAGCTTAATTCCCCTCCTTTTTTCTTGACATATTGTACAGCGAATTAGTAGAGCTAGGACATAGTAACAAGGAATCGGGAAGGCAACTTTTTGCTGGCACTGACGAAAAACCTGCTCTAGTGTTCCCTCCCGTGCTAACTGCACATTGGGTAGAACAGGTACATCatgcaataaaataaaataacgtaTATTACTTGAAGCACAAATAATGGCTCTAAGAACTTATATTTGATAGGAATCTTTGACATTTTCTAACAACAAATGTCCCACGTTTTAGATACGACGTCTTCATATCCTTCTGACAATCAAAGAATCTGGCACTGATATACCATCAAATCTTGAGGCTCGTAGAAGGATTGCATTCTTTGCAAATTCATTGTTTATGGATATGCCACGTGCTCCTCGAGTTCGTAACATGCTCTCGTTCAGGTATTCTATGTTTGCTTAATGTAGTCATCGAATATATGTTCTGGTTACATGTCTCATGATCCTTTTGAAGGTAAATTTACTTTCTTGGCATACTATTTCCATTGcacatattttttgtttttttggaagACATTGCACATAAAATTGCTAATGCAGTTCTGACATTTTGCCGTGGAAACGTGATTGTGTTCTTCT
The Gossypium arboreum isolate Shixiya-1 chromosome 10, ASM2569848v2, whole genome shotgun sequence genome window above contains:
- the LOC108489431 gene encoding LOW QUALITY PROTEIN: callose synthase 5-like (The sequence of the model RefSeq protein was modified relative to this genomic sequence to represent the inferred CDS: substituted 1 base at 1 genomic stop codon); protein product: MANAETGPQGLTRRPSRSASTTTFSTEVFDNEVVPSSLSSSITPILRIAKEIEPERPRVAYLCRLYAFDKADRLDPNSTGRGVRQFKTGLRQRLERDDASSLASRVEKTDAGEIGSYYKQYYEHYVTALDQGDKADRAQLEKAYQTAGVLFEVLCAVNNTEKVEEVAPEIMATAKDVQEKKEIYTPYNILPLDAASASQSIMQLEEVKASVVALGNIRGLNWPSGFDPQRHKAGDLDLLDWLRAIDNVRNMREHLILLLANNHIRLHPKPKPLTMLDERAVDAVMSKLFKNYKTWCKFLGRKHSLRLPQGSQEIQQRKILYMGLYLLIWGEAANVRFMPECLCYIFHNMAHELHGLLAGNVSIVTGENIKPSYGGDDEAFLRKVVKPIYCIIEREAEKNKNGTASHADWCNYDDLNEYFWSSDCFSLGWPMRDDGDFFKSTRDTGKKTSRRKCRSTGKSNFVEIRTFWHLFRSFDRLWTFYILGLQVMIIIAWSGASLTEIFQKDLLYDISSIFITAAILRFIQSVLDLAINFPGYHRWRFTDVLRNVLKIVVSIAWVIILPLFYVRELSFVPENVKDMLSFLNQVKGVSPLYVMAVALYLLPNLLTAALFIFPMLRRWIENSDWHIIRLLLWWSQPRVYVGRGIHESQFALIKYTLFWLILLCAKFAFSYFVQIKPLVQPTKDIMSIHRVKYAWHEFFPNAENHLGVVSLWAPVVLVYFMDTQIWYSIFSTIYGGVSGAFDRLGEIRTLGMLRSRFQSLPGAFNAYLVPTDKSRKRGFSLSKRFAEVKLLLTHYIVVQXQQTEEAKLQNLLSYGMKEMDLLLVPYTSDPSLKLIQWPPFLLASKIPIALDMAAQFRSKDSELWKRICADEYMKCAVTECYESFKLVLNTLVVGENEKRTIRIIIMEIESNISKNTLLANFRMAPLPVLWKKFVELVGILKDGDPSKKDAVVFLLQDMLEVVTRDMMVNEIRELVELGHSNKESGRQLFAGTDEKPALVFPPVLTAHWVEQIRRLHILLTIKESGTDIPSNLEARRRIAFFANSLFMDMPRAPRVRNMLSFSVLTPYYSEETVYSKTELEMENEDGVSIIFYLQKIFPDEWNNFTERLNCKENEIWENDEKILQLRHWVSLRGQTLCRTVRGMMYYRRALKIQAFLDMATENEILEGYKAILTASDEDKRSQKSLYAQLEAVADLKFTYVATCQNYGNQKRNGDRRATDILNLMVNNPSLRVAYIDDVEEREGGRAQKVYYSVLVKGVDSLDQEIYRIKLPGNAKLGEGKPENQNHALIFTRGEALQTIDMNQDNYLEEAFKMRNLLEEFNEDHGVRPPTILGVREHIFTGSVSSLAWFMSNQETSFVTIGQRVLARPLKVRFHYGHPDVFDRIFHITRGGISKGSRGINLSEDIFAGFNSTLRRGNITHHEYIQVGKGRDVGLNQISLFEAKVACGNGEQTLSRDIYRLGHRFDFFRMLSCYFTTVGFYFSSMLVVFTVYFFLYGRLYLSLSGLEQAILKYASAKGNDSLKAAMASQSIVQLGVLTVLPMVMEIGLERGFRTALGDIIIMQLQLASVFFTFSLGTRVHYFGRTILHGGAKYRATGRGFVVRHEKFAENYRLYSRSHFVKGLELMVLLICYKIYGSAASGAVSYALLSFSMWFLVLSWLFAPFLLNPSGFEWQKIVEDWEDWSKWISCRGGIGVPSVKSWESWWEEEQEHLRHTGFMGCLVDIILSIRFFIYQYGIVYHLNMTTSIRQGIRQSIVVYCLSWLVIVAVLIILKIVSMGRMKFSADFQLMFRLVKLVMFVGSIVTIAMLFYFLDLTIGDIFQSILAFVPTGWALLQISQACRTVVKGIGMWGSVKALARGYEYMMGVLLFAPITILAWFPFVSEFQTRLLFNQAFSRGLQIQRILAGSKMQA